Proteins found in one Neofelis nebulosa isolate mNeoNeb1 chromosome 3, mNeoNeb1.pri, whole genome shotgun sequence genomic segment:
- the MYL5 gene encoding myosin light chain 5, with translation MASRKTKKKEGGGLRAQRASSNVFSNFEQTQIQEFKEAFTLMDQNRDGFIDKEDLKDTYASLGKTNVKDDELDAMLKEASGPINFTMFLNMFGAKLMGTDAEETILNAFKMLDPEGKGSINKDYIKRLLMSQADKMTAEEVDQMFQFATIDAAGNLDYKALSYVLTHGEEKEE, from the exons ATG GCCAGCAGGAAGaccaagaagaaggaaggggggggcCTTCGGGCCCAGAGAGCATCATCCAACGTCTTTTCCAACTTTGAGCAGACCCAGATCCAGGAGTTCAAGGAG GCATTCACACTGATGGATCAGAACCGAGATGGCTTTATTGACAAGGAGGATCTGAAGGACACCTATGCCTCCCTGG GCAAAACCAACGTCAAGGATGATGAGCTGGATGCCATGCTCAAGGAGGCCTCGGGGCCCATCAACTTCACCATGTTCCTGAATATGTTTGGGGCGAAGCTGATGG GTACGGATGCCGAAGAGACCATCCTAAATGCCTTCAAGATGCTGGATCCTGAAGGCAAAGGCAGCATCAACAAGGACTA CATCAAGCGGCTGTTGATGTCTCAGGCAGACAAGATGACCGCTGAAGAG GTTGACCAGATGTTCCAGTTTGCCACCATCGATGCTGCAGGCAACCTGGACTACAAGGCACTGAGCTACGTGCTCACCCacggggaggagaaggaggagtga
- the ATP5ME gene encoding ATP synthase subunit e, mitochondrial: protein MVPPVQVSPLIKLGRYSALFLGVAYGAKRYSYLKPRAEEERRIAAEEKKKEDERKRIERELAEAQDDSILK, encoded by the exons ATGGTGCCGCCGGTGCAGGTCTCTCCGCTCATCAAG CTCGGCCGCTACTCCGCCCTGTTCCTCGGCGTGGCCTACGGAGCCAAGCGCTACA GCTACCTGAAACCCCGGgcggaagaggaaaggaggataGCCGctgaggagaagaagaaggaggatgaACGGAAACGGATTGAGAGAGAGCTGGCAGAAG CCCAAGATGACAGCATACTAAAATGA
- the SLC49A3 gene encoding solute carrier family 49 member A3 isoform X1, with protein sequence MVLPAGDRPGADPTQALGALWDYRVYARRWVFLLVLSLLSFSNATLWLSFAPVADMIAHHFLLSTEQINWLSRVYFVASIPSGVVAIWVLDSVGLRWATIVCAWLNFAGSVFRTLPFMVGGIQDPFAFLMGGQSLCALAQTLVVFSPAKLAALWFPEHQRATANMIGTMSNPLGILVANLLSPALVKKEEDIPLMLGIYIIPAGITCLLATACLLESVPPTPPSARAIHSTSEKFLDGLKLLLCNRAYVVLAVCFGGGIGIFSSFSALLEQVLCVRGYSNEFIGLCGALFIVFGVLGALVLSLYVDRTKLFTEAVKIGFCLTSVVCVAFALVSQLQGQTLALAAICSLLGLFGFAVAPIAMELAVECSFPVGEGAAAGLIFVLGQAEGVLIMVLLTALTVRRAEPSVSTCQDGQGPLDWRVSMLLMAGLCTLFSCFLVLFFHTPYRRLQAEASASCSIQEDMSPATVDREPHPAATP encoded by the exons ATGGTTCTGCCCGCGGGGGACCGGCCGGGGGCCGACCCGACCCAGGCCCTGGGCGCGCTGTGGGACTACCGCGTCTACGCGCGTCGCTGGGTCTTTCTGCTGGTGCTCAGCCTTCTCAGCTTCTCCAACGCCACG CTGTGGCTCAGCTTCGCACCCGTGGCCGACATGATTGCCCACCACTTCCTCCTCTCCACCGAGCAGATCAACTGGCTTTCGCGAGTCTACTTCGTGGCGTCCATCCCGTCTGGCGTGGTGGCCATCTGGGTTCTGGATTCTGTTGGGCTCCGCTGGGCA ACCATCGTGTGCGCATGGCTGAACTTTGCCGGGAGTGTGTTCCGAACCTTGCCCTTCATGGTCGGCGGGATCCAGGACCCATTTGCCTTCCTCATGGGTGGGCAGAGCCTCTGTGCCCTGGCCCAGACGCTGGTCGTCTTCTCTCCGGCCAAGCTGGCTGCCTTGTGGTTCCCCGAGCACCAGCGAGCCACGGCCAACATGATTGGCACCATGT cAAACCCCCTGGGCATCCTGGTGGCCAACCTGCTGTCACCTGCCCtggtgaagaaggaggaggacatCCCCTTGATG CTGGGCATCTATATCATCCCTGCCGGCATCACCTGCCTGCTGGCCACCGCCTGCCTCTTGGAGagcgtgccccccaccccaccctccgcCAGGGCCATCCACTCCACCTCAGAGAAGTTCCTGGATGGGCTGAAGCTG CTCTTGTGTAACAGAGCCTATGTCGTCCTGGCCGTGTGTTTCGGGGGCGGCATTGGCATCTTCTCCAGCTTCTCGGCCCTCCTGGAGCAGGTCCTTTGTGTGAGGGGCTACTCCAAC gAATTTATAGGCCTTTGTGGGGCTCTCTTCATTGTGTTTGGGGTCCTGGGGGCCCTGGTTCTCAGCCTGTATGTGGACCGGACCAAGCTCTTCACCGAAGCTGTCAAGATTGGCTTCTGTCTGACCTCCGTGGTCTGTGTGGCCTTCGCTCTG GTGTCTCAGCTGCAGGGACAGACCCTCGCGCTGGCTGCCATCTGCTCACTGCTTGGCCTCTTTGGTTTCGCGGTGGCACCCATTGCCATGGAGCTGGCCGTTGAGTGCTCCTTCCCTGTGGGTGAGGGTGCGGCTGCGGGCCTGATCTTCGTGCTGGG GCAGGCCGAGGGCGTGCTCATCATGGTCCTGCTGACTGCCCTGACCGTGCGCCGTGCAGAGCCGTCTGTCTCCACCTGCCAGGATGGCCAGGGCCCACTGGACTGGCGGG TGTCCATGCTGCTGATGGCTGGCCTCTGCACCCTCTTCAGCTGCTTCCTGGTTCTCTTCTTTCACACTCCATACCGGCGCCTCCAGGCTGAGGCCAGTGCGAGCTGCTCCATCCAGGAGGACATGTCCCCTGCGACCGTGGACCGCGAACCCCACCCGGCAGCCACCCCCTGA
- the SLC49A3 gene encoding solute carrier family 49 member A3 isoform X2 — translation MVLPAGDRPGADPTQALGALWDYRVYARRWVFLLVLSLLSFSNATLWLSFAPVADMIAHHFLLSTEQINWLSRVYFVASIPSGVVAIWVLDSVGLRWATIVCAWLNFAGSVFRTLPFMVGGIQDPFAFLMGGQSLCALAQTLVVFSPAKLAALWFPEHQRATANMIGTMSNPLGILVANLLSPALVKKEEDIPLMLGIYIIPAGITCLLATACLLESVPPTPPSARAIHSTSEKFLDGLKLLLCNRAYVVLAVCFGGGIGIFSSFSALLEQVLCVRGYSNEFIGLCGALFIVFGVLGALVLSLYVDRTKLFTEAVKIGFCLTSVVCVAFALVSQLQGQTLALAAICSLLGLFGFAVAPIAMELAVECSFPVGEGAAAGLIFVLGQAEGVLIMVLLTALTVRRAEPSVSTCQDGQGPLDWRAASWFSSFTLHTGASRLRPVRAAPSRRTCPLRPWTANPTRQPPPEASTRPPPALAP, via the exons ATGGTTCTGCCCGCGGGGGACCGGCCGGGGGCCGACCCGACCCAGGCCCTGGGCGCGCTGTGGGACTACCGCGTCTACGCGCGTCGCTGGGTCTTTCTGCTGGTGCTCAGCCTTCTCAGCTTCTCCAACGCCACG CTGTGGCTCAGCTTCGCACCCGTGGCCGACATGATTGCCCACCACTTCCTCCTCTCCACCGAGCAGATCAACTGGCTTTCGCGAGTCTACTTCGTGGCGTCCATCCCGTCTGGCGTGGTGGCCATCTGGGTTCTGGATTCTGTTGGGCTCCGCTGGGCA ACCATCGTGTGCGCATGGCTGAACTTTGCCGGGAGTGTGTTCCGAACCTTGCCCTTCATGGTCGGCGGGATCCAGGACCCATTTGCCTTCCTCATGGGTGGGCAGAGCCTCTGTGCCCTGGCCCAGACGCTGGTCGTCTTCTCTCCGGCCAAGCTGGCTGCCTTGTGGTTCCCCGAGCACCAGCGAGCCACGGCCAACATGATTGGCACCATGT cAAACCCCCTGGGCATCCTGGTGGCCAACCTGCTGTCACCTGCCCtggtgaagaaggaggaggacatCCCCTTGATG CTGGGCATCTATATCATCCCTGCCGGCATCACCTGCCTGCTGGCCACCGCCTGCCTCTTGGAGagcgtgccccccaccccaccctccgcCAGGGCCATCCACTCCACCTCAGAGAAGTTCCTGGATGGGCTGAAGCTG CTCTTGTGTAACAGAGCCTATGTCGTCCTGGCCGTGTGTTTCGGGGGCGGCATTGGCATCTTCTCCAGCTTCTCGGCCCTCCTGGAGCAGGTCCTTTGTGTGAGGGGCTACTCCAAC gAATTTATAGGCCTTTGTGGGGCTCTCTTCATTGTGTTTGGGGTCCTGGGGGCCCTGGTTCTCAGCCTGTATGTGGACCGGACCAAGCTCTTCACCGAAGCTGTCAAGATTGGCTTCTGTCTGACCTCCGTGGTCTGTGTGGCCTTCGCTCTG GTGTCTCAGCTGCAGGGACAGACCCTCGCGCTGGCTGCCATCTGCTCACTGCTTGGCCTCTTTGGTTTCGCGGTGGCACCCATTGCCATGGAGCTGGCCGTTGAGTGCTCCTTCCCTGTGGGTGAGGGTGCGGCTGCGGGCCTGATCTTCGTGCTGGG GCAGGCCGAGGGCGTGCTCATCATGGTCCTGCTGACTGCCCTGACCGTGCGCCGTGCAGAGCCGTCTGTCTCCACCTGCCAGGATGGCCAGGGCCCACTGGACTGGCGGG CTGCTTCCTGGTTCTCTTCTTTCACACTCCATACCGGCGCCTCCAGGCTGAGGCCAGTGCGAGCTGCTCCATCCAGGAGGACATGTCCCCTGCGACCGTGGACCGCGAACCCCACCCGGCAGCCACCCCCTGAGGCATCCACACGACCTCCTCCGGCACTGGCGCCCTAG